The Podospora pseudocomata strain CBS 415.72m chromosome 3, whole genome shotgun sequence genome window below encodes:
- a CDS encoding hypothetical protein (EggNog:ENOG503NX8V; COG:U), whose amino-acid sequence MAAPNRSHYQSTPQIDLENNDEDIHDLIDPDDADLNSFDDPLAPSSSTSRPLPQGSITSASQTATALSSRWGLSGEDRAAPLNTIDEPVSATLLRDLSAIWSKLKEVLYPKYLFGGSMSSISDVRNLRLAQAREEIVGLASRAMDADSLLSNNHMSSGLRDWDLWGPLVFCLLLSTLLSLKSREQQREVVFSGVFAMVWVGMGVVTVQIRLLGGNISFAQSVCIIGYTLFPLVIAALLSAVSLIWIARIPVYLVLVGWSLAAGVSILGGSGVVKNRVGLAVYPLAVFYLGLGCLCFIS is encoded by the exons ATGGCGGCCCCGAACAGAAGCCACTACcaatccaccccccaaatcGACCTCGAGAACAACGACGAGGATATCCACGATTTGATCGATCCCGATGATG CGGACCTCAACTCCTTCGACGACCCCCTagccccctcttcctctacatcccgccccctcccccaaggCAGCAtcacctccgcctcccaaaCCGCCAcagccctctcctcccgctgGGGTTTATCAGGTGAAGACCGCGCCGCACCCCTAAACACAATCGACGAGCCCGTCTCCGCCACCCTCCTTAGGGATCTCTCCGCCATCTGGTCCAAGCTGAAAGAAGTCCTGTACCCAAAGTACCTCTTTGGCGGGTCCATGTCCTCGATTTCGGACGTCAGAAACTTGCGCTTGGCccaggcaagggaggaaATTGTTGGTTTAGCGTCAAGGGCGATGGACGCGGATAGCTTGCTGAGCAACAACCACATGAGCAGCGGGCTGAGGGATTGGGATTTGTGGGGGCCGTTGGTGTTTTGTCTTTTGCTGTCGACGCTGCTGAGCTTGAAGAGTAGGgagcagcagagggaggtggtgtttagTGGGGTTTTCGCTatggtttgggttgggatgggggttgttaCGGTCCAGAtaaggttgttggggggaaATAT ATCTTTTGCGCAGAGTGTCTGTATCATTGGGTATACCCTCTTTCCGCTCGTCATTGCCGCGTTGCTGTCGGCTGTGAGTCTGATTTGGATTGCGAGGATTCCGGTTTatttggtgttggttgggtggagtttggcggcgggggtgagtATTCTGGGGGGTAgcggggtggtgaagaatcGGGTTGGGTTGGCGGTGTATCCGTTGGCGGTGTTTtatttggggttggggtgtttGTGTTTTATCtcttga
- a CDS encoding hypothetical protein (COG:S; EggNog:ENOG503NX23), with the protein MDPRDQTFMTIHNLTPDANILFASDSILDILGYHPDEVKGKSCFEYFHPDEVPFARSIHSRGVLMDKAAVLHYARILSSKGEYVNCECCFTVVHTVLVASISIYSRGDKSERRAKEAPQIRRKFSCSPLDPRYHMLEHLSPKFKMPAMEREPRAALILNRFSLELNIMYATPSVAQIVGLSAEELMEKSFYDCIQQDCMERASRCLEGAKENESIAYLRFWYKDPRANSEHEADESEDEQDEDEDLDDNSSRANSDSNDMDIDDDSVIVIKDEDDDRICLDGREGSASSATTASSNTLPVQSPRTFELEAVVSCTSDGLVVVLRRARPPIPDLQPVVPSAFNYQNGLFAAPWAQQPIEPYIPPDLLYTFRAPFLPQYMPLRESVKAAGGPPMDHTTGYYRGEPETDYQQT; encoded by the exons ATGGATCCCCGCGACCAAACGTTTATGACCATACACA ACCTTACACCCGATGCCAACATCCTCTTCGCATCAGATTCCATCCTCGATATTCTCGGTTATCACCCGGACGAAGTAAAGGGGAAATCATGCTTTGAGTACTTCCACCCGGACGAGGTGCCGTTCGCACGCTCGATCCACAGTCGAGGCGTGCTTATGGACAAGGCGGCCGTCTTGCATTATGCCCGAATCCTGTCCAGCAAGGGTGAATATGTCAACTGCGAATGCTGCTTCACTGTCGTCCACACCGTCTTGGTGGCGTCTATCAGCATTTACTCCAGAGGCGACAAGAGCGAGA GGAGAGCAAAAGAGGCTCCGCAAATTCGAAGAAAGTTTTCCTGCTCACCATTGGATCCCCGCTACCACATGCTTGAGCACCTCTCACCCAAGTTCAAGATGCCCGCCATGGAACGGGAGCCCCGTGCCGCCCTGATTCTGAACCGGTTTAGTCTGGAGCTCAACATCATGTACGCTACTCCGTCGGTTGCGCAGATCGTGGGCCTCTCTGCCGAGGAGCTGATGGAGAAGTCATTTTACGACTGCATTCAACAAGACTGTATGGAACGAGCATCCAGGTGTCTAGAGGGCGCCAAAGAAAACGAGTCGATCGCCTATCTTCGCTTTTGGTACAAAGATCCGCGGGCCAACTCGGAACACGAGGCGGAtgagagtgaggatgagcaggacgaggacgaagacCTGGACGACAACAGCAGTAGAGCGAACTCGGATAGCAACGATATGGATATCGACGACGATTCGGTGATTGTAAtcaaggatgaggacgatgacagGATATGCCTCGACGGTAGGGAAGGCTCGGCAAGTTCTGCCACCACGGCAAGCTCAAACACTTTGCCTGTACAATCGCCCCGGACGTTTGAGTTGGAGGCTGTGGTTTCGTGCACATCAGACGGACTGGTCGTCGTGCTGCGCAGGGCACGACCACCAATCCCCGACCTGCAGCCCGTGGTTCCTTCGGCGTTCAACTACCAGAATGGCCTCTTTGCAGCACCGTGGGCCCAACAACCGATCGAACCCTACATACCGCCCGATCTCCTCTACACGTTCCGCGCGCCATTTCTTCCCCAGTACATGCCGCTCCGCGAAAGCGTCAAGGCGGCAGGCGGACCTCCGATGGACC ACACCACTGGATATTACCGAGGAGAACCAGAGACTGATTACCAACAGACCTAA
- a CDS encoding hypothetical protein (EggNog:ENOG503NXXM; COG:K) — MPASKQPTSSNMPPISDEWELPRLRSSFQLHEDAVRDEDLAEFFDVKFYPYNPPGAPPVFAATSKKHVVVVRMVPTTDKDQNPCKVIQMIRDADSGANNYTCCWSKDPDTEDPWLCVAGKDAKIKVYDIRRGKLVKTLVGHGGDISDLATSPACPTTIASASDDTTIKLWSLAKEHDKQPCICILGGEGHQYNLLTVTFHNNGRYVLSAGHDQIINLWALPEFPKEHINVPIVLHYPHFSSSEVHNNLVDCVAFYGDLILSRACHEDTIVLWRIEGFSSSDPIPGPLDAPTPTDMAKQTRSYFNPIPSKARPAMFTRLAQFHTPDCGVQFYMRFRMFHAEGRHPILAFANAKSKTMFWDFSRFGAYRDFMEELEEARKSGSGQVVQKPSWLLIKRAKKGTAGPAHQDAAASLRAAAGDKESMVSASPDPEGGGSAMATLGNYNQDTLNHWKEMYDLSNPAGLIRPHKVQGVDGSFVGRQVGWSPGGEWCVVVGNKNRALIYQRGAREKGVATPVT, encoded by the exons ATGCCAGCATCAAAACAACCAACTTCATCCAATATGCCACCAATATCAGACGAGTGGGAGCTTCCACGCCTGCGTAGCTCATTTCAGCTGCACGAGGATGCCGTGAGGGACGAGG ATCTCGCCGAGTTCTTCGACGTCAAATTCTACCCCTACAACCCACCAGGCGCACCCCCAGTTTTCGCGGCCACAAGCAAGAagcatgtcgtcgtcgtccgcATGGTGCCAACCACAGACAAGGACCAGAACCCTTGCAAAGTCATCCAAATGATCAGAGATGCCGACTCAGGCGCCAACAACTACACGTGCTGTTGGTCCAAGGATCCAGACACGGAAGATCCCTGGCTGTGTGTGGCCGGCAAAGatgccaagatcaaggtgTATGATATCAGGAGAGGAAAGCTCGTCAAGACGCTGGTCGGTCACGGCGGCGACATCAGCGATCTTGCGACCTCTCCAGCGTGTCCTACTACCATAGCCTCTGCCTCAGACGACACGACTATTAAGCTTTGGAGTCTGGCAAAGGAACATGACAAGCAGCCGTGTATCTGCATTTTGGGAGGCGAGGGGCATCAGTACAACTTGCTGACTGTGACGTTTCACAACAATGGAAGATATGTCTTGTCTGCTGGGCATGATCAGATTATCAATCTT TGGGCCCTCCCCGAGTTCCCAAAGGAACACATCAACGTTCCCATCGTCCTCCACTACCCTcatttctcctcctccgaagTCCACAACAATCTCGTCGACTG CGTAGCCTTCTATGGCGACTTGATCCTCTCCCGCGCCTGCCACGAAGACACCATCGTCCTCTGGCGAATTGAAggtttctcctcctccgatccTATCCCCGGCCCCCTTGACGCTCCCACACCAACCGACATGGCCAAGCAAACCCGGTCATACTTCAACCCTATCCCTTCCAAAGCCCGCCCAGCCATGTTCACACGTCTAGCGCAATTCCACACCCCTGATTGTGGTGTCCAGTTCTATATGCGCTTCCGAATGTTCCACGCCGAGGGGAGGCATCCCATCTTGGCATTTGCCAATGCAAAGAGCAAGACCATGTTTTGGGACTTTTCACGGTTTGGGGCGTATAGGGATTTtatggaggagttggaagaAGCCAGAAAGTCGGGGAGTGGACAGGTGGTGCAGAAGCCGAGTTGGCTGTTGATCAAGAGAGCGAAGAAGGGGACCGCCGGGCCGGCGCACCAGGATGCGGCGGCTAGTTtgagggctgctgctggggataAGGAGTCGATGGTTTCGGCTAGTCCCGACCcggaggggggcgggagtGCGATGGCAACGCTGGGGAATTATAATCAGGATACGCTGAATCACTGGAAGGAGATGTATGACTTGTCGAACCCGGCGGGTTTGATCAGGCCGCACAAGGTGCAGGGGGTGGACGGTTCGTTTGTGGGGAGGCAGGTGGGTTGGAGTCCGGGAGGGGaatggtgtgtggtggtggggaatAAGAATAGGGCTTTGATTTACCAGCGGGGGGCtagggagaagggggttgcgACACCTGTTACCTAG
- a CDS encoding hypothetical protein (EggNog:ENOG503P39R): MSSTRKRKRTQPSLAKSSADQVINPRSHTPSTLTQFTLAGLPHDSPLLSDLYPGFPHRPPRPARKRYQYTSQSYDPSHNNLTDKSGDEGGDELPDFTTDDDGPIGARTTAGEETDFSSASSSNTSGKSRSKKKELEKDRKAAAHTNKVGVLINTVKRALKEGDIPLAKRSFGLLARAKVNGRRVDLRYERLWELGAEIILREGETTTTTTEGELKGAFQIEPERQAENEDDDSAERESRQKDRLFARQQANLANLKAFYQHLIQNHPFSKQHPNSTGRPLLEFNIALFSAEMEGVYALHRRGMERIEERDGRGEFYDVEDEMDIIDVEPDDEMDVDGEEEHKAPPTPPREKRKVARVREEKDELRREVLRQMRGVAERMDALLETTPFSRDGEFARLRAMVGLYIADLCVPFGEEEKRAGYEVRDKERQKARKLLAGVRDMGKGVLKKDDEELLKMLGNDDEDDDDDEEEEEEGEEEEDKDEEEEDEDNDEDDEESDEEGPQLQFFSSMPA, encoded by the coding sequence atgtcCTCCACACGCAAGCGCAAACGCACTCAACCTTCCCTCGCCAAATCCTCCGCCGACCAAGTAATCAACCCCCGctcccacaccccctccaccctcacacaattcaccctcgccggcctccCCCAcgactcccccctcctctcagACCTCTACCCAGGCTTCCCTCACCGACCCCCCCGCCCTGCCCGCAAGCGCTACCAGTACACCTCCCAATCCTACGACCCCTCTCACAACAACCTAACCGACAAATCCGGCGACGAAGGCGGCGATGAACTCCCCGACTTCACTACTGACGACGACGGGCCCATCGGCGCCAGGACCACCGCAGGGGAGGAGACAGATttctcttccgcctcctcctcaaacacctcAGGAAAGAGTCGaagcaagaaaaaggaaCTTGAAAAGGACAGAAAGGCAGCAGCGCATACCAACAAAGTAGGGGTGTTAATCAACACGGTGAAGAGGGCGCTCAAAGAGGGTGATATCCCGCTGGCGAAAAGATCGTTTGGGCTGCTTGCGAGGGCAAAGGtgaatgggaggagggttgatCTTAGGTATGAGAGGttgtgggagttgggggcgGAGATTATACTGCGTGAAGGGGagactaccaccaccaccaccgaaggGGAACTCAAAGGCGCTTTCCAAATCGAACCAGAGCGGCAGGCAGAAAATGAAGACGACGATAGCGCAGAGAGAGAATCGAGACAGAAAGATAGGTTATTCGCCCGTCAACAAGCCAACCTGGCGAACCTCAAGGCGTTTTATCAGCATCTTATCCAGAACCACCCGTTCAGCAAGCAGCACCCCAACTCTACGGGGCGTCCGCTGCTTGAGTTTAACATTGCGTTGTTTTCGGCGGAAATGGAGGGGGTGTACGCTTTGCATcggagggggatggagaggattgAGGAacgggatgggaggggggaattTTATGATGTagaggatgagatggatATTATAGATGTGGAACCGGACGACGAGATGGAtgttgacggggaggaggagcacaAAGCACCTCCTACTCCCCCaagggaaaagagaaaagtgGCGAGGGTtagggaggagaaggatgagctgaggagggaggtgctCAGGCAGATGAGGGGTGTAGCTGAAAGGATGGATGCGCTGCTGGAGACGACGCCGTTTTCGagggatggggagtttgCTAGGTTGAGGgcgatggtggggttgtATATTGCTGATTTGTGCGTGCCgtttggtgaggaggagaagagggcgggGTATGAAGTCAGGGATAAGGAAAGACAAAAGGCGAGAAAGCTGCTCgcgggggtgagggatatGGGCAAGGgggtgctgaagaaggatgatgaggagttgttgaagatgttggggaatgatgacgaggatgatgatgatgatgaggaggaggaggaggagggggaggaggaggaggataaggatgaagaagaggaagacgaggataacgatgaagatgatgaggaaagCGATGAGGAAGGGCCGCAACTGCAATTCTTTTCTTCTATGCCGGCGTGA
- a CDS encoding hypothetical protein (EggNog:ENOG503P60F; COG:C), whose protein sequence is MRATFRLLASVRPTARYLEPGQPTGITGLPTHNAPRSMLLYLYNATLEKLKAVPEHSVYRQSVEAVTKQRLAHVESVVPPGYKEWAAKAKEILKQEPEKFRTTNTATNEMLGAAKVERDGQVFVVRQLPSEVDMRYQQWDGEVNDGPELEGSRTQEEMEWHVKTQFERAEALEQKEVEWEPEPQLTAEQIAELENKIGAGLIEEVIQVAEGELKLTDTMIESKVWEPLEEPAAEGQWVAFERTA, encoded by the exons ATGCGCGCGACTTTCCGCCTCCTCGCGTCCGTCCGCCCGACGGCGCGGTACCTCGAGCCCGGCCAGCCCACCGGTATCACTGGCCTCCCGACACACAACGCCCCGCGCTCCATGCTCCTCTACCTCTACAACGCcaccctcgagaagctcaaggccgTGCCCGAGCACTCCGTTTACAGGCAGTCCGTCGAGGCTGTGACCAAGCAGCGTCTTGCGCACGTCGAGTCGGTTGTCCCCCCCGGGTACAAGGAGTGGGCGGCCAAGGCGAAGGAGATCCTCAAGCAGGAGCCCGAGAAGTTCAGGACGACCAACACGGCTACGAATGAGATGCTCGGGGCCGcgaaggtggagagggatggTCAGGTGTTTGTTGTGAGGCAGTTGCCGAGCGAGGTTGATATGCGGTATCAGCagtgggatggggaggtgaatgACGGGCCGGAGTTGGAGGGCAGCAGGAcgcaggaggagatggagtgGCATGTCAAGACTCAGTTTGAGAGGGCTGAGGCGCTGGAgcagaaggaggttgagtggGAGCCTGAGCCGCAGTTGACTGCTGAGCA GAttgctgagctggagaaCAAGATTGGTGCTGGCTTGATTGAGGAGGTCATCCAGGTCGCTGAGGGCGAGCTCAAGCTGACGGATACCATGATTGAGTCCAAGGT TTGGGAGCCCCTTGAGGAGCCTGCGGCCGAGGGCCAGTGGGTTGCTTTTGAGAGAACTGCTTAA
- a CDS encoding hypothetical protein (EggNog:ENOG503NY4K; COG:S): MVSKMTNLLLTLHLNLLTLLSNLFSHLTSLFFSLLSLTHALLIVLGFTRPNQWEPPTFLDSLLYSPLLHLTTNLYQTLLFLRGHPFHPPPHHSRIRVVCLSDTHSLRPPSIPRGDLLIHAGDLSATGTFDDLQDQISWLSSLPFRHKVVVGGNHDCFLDRASSIHRTRGQKEKRKLDWKGVVWLQDELTTLEFEDREVGGKRKLNIFGSGWVRRCGGDDFAFQYDDERPPWEGRIPVETDVLVTHCPPKGHRDLLLGCPSLLAELWKVKPKLHVFGHVHHGEGVESVFFDECQAAYEGLVLRTAAVEMSMLKRWFDFQGLKYALSVLRYGLQSVLWKWIMAGPGSNNGGVLVNAGVMKGNTGRLRKGRGTVKVVDL, translated from the exons ATGGTATCCAAGATGACCAACCTACTGTTaaccctccacctcaacctcctcaccctcctctccaacctcttctcccacctgacctccctcttcttctccctcctctccctcactcACGCCCTCCTTATCGTTTTGGGCTTCACCCGTCCTAATCAATGGGAGCCCCCCACATTCCTCGACTCCCTCCTCTATTCCCCCCTCTtacacctcaccaccaacctctaccaaaccctcctcttcctccgcgGCCACCCTttccatccaccccctcaccactcCCGCATACGAGTAGTCTGTCTCTCCGACACCCACTCCCtccgccccccctccatccccagaGGCgatctcctcatccacgcAGGGGACCTTTCTGCAACCGGAACATTCGACGACCTCCAAGACCAAATAAGCTGGCTTTCTTCCCTTCCGTTCAGACACAAGGTTGTTGTCGGCGGTAATCACGATTGTTTCCTAGACAGGGCAAGCTCCATTCATCGGACCAGAGggcaaaaggaaaagaggaaaCTGGATTGGAAAGGCGTGGTGTGGTTGCAGGATGAGTTGACAACCCTAGAATTTGAGGacagggaggtgggggggaagaggaaatTGAACATCTTTGGGAGCGGTTGGGTCAGGAGGTGCGGGGGTGATGATTTTGCGTTTCAATATGATGACGAGAGGCCGCCTTGGGAAGGGAGAATCCCGGTTGAGACGGATGTTTTGGTTACGCATTGTCCTCCG AAAGGCCACCGCGACTTGCTGCTTGGTTGTCCTTCGTTGCTGGCCGAGCTGTGGAAGGTGAAACCGAAGCTTCACGTGTTTGGGCATGTTCATcacggggagggggtggagagtgtGTTCTTTGATGAGTGCCAGGCGGCGTATGAGGGTCTTGTTTTGaggacggcggcggtggaaaTGAGCATGCTGAAGAGATGGTTCGATTTTCAGGGGCTGAAATATGCGTTGAGTGTGTTGAGGTATGGGCTGCAGAGTGTGCTGTGGAAGTGGATCATGGCTGGGCCGGGGAGTAATAATGGGGGAGTGTTGGTTAATGCTGGGGTGATGAAGGGGAATACGGGCAGATTGAGGAAAGGAAGGGGGACGGTGAAGGTGGTCGATTTGtga
- a CDS encoding hypothetical protein (BUSCO:EOG09260R9L; EggNog:ENOG503NVGC; COG:I) has protein sequence MNKITAMRHWPTSNFISRNNMAGMPAINTRRDVTTQGPPPIPTPQLPIGEPTIHYAFNVPFASDLAGPDTEDILHATTDAVLRWTHPVEAPDDVPVHALHVHVMNLEGLRQLCHSITTNPLPIEAHVLSGTPKNARGLITTVCLSGPADLVYQTREAILNKTPISLRCTTVDVDGNLVANLAEGVLKKSVTDFLDETSRFCGVDIFLLGPKLAPVVDGLNGDVELRRDQRWRVAIYGDNMSAEHAKTRVLIHIDQLLGRVADSINVDYSVQQILIGRNRKNIKLIESSTNTAIYFPPPFLSCYSYCPPGATRRGESDVFITGENTQAIEQAKYKIHEYLTRVRLYVKDVQITPAKLDSVLLTRMDKVRKIAENNNTHILPPSLGSMKNVARFQALENLPLERSVRELMALVGQFYTATWWISHPDNRQPMPTPNDIRTMLSDICANSEADVKFDNRCFTISGSDEAVKTALAVINDIKWVNQSPQSQIRVKIELANEHKEFVSGKKNGKINKIMGQSNVQIIFDTFGEYNFNIEVVTHSYEAVKHGLTLVEQEMPASISFHVPDQYHKRIIGIGGQHIQRIMKKHSVFVKFSNAMDRGGLTREDDDSRVDNVICRTPARNAQNLELVKSEILEMVSRADSEFMNQTVKIDRLYHRELLSRLPEIEEIEKMWNCKIVFPSTEQATDELTVSGPQWLVPKCIDSFLGMVPDKHEVVMERTPTLIRFLESPEFVQNIVPKLKTQYEVDVTVHENSEERAANGNPSVTLLWQFTRNNAGGVSDAMDFLQGEFATAGVEPVFIRGALSRPKPDTFEEALPYFDSKLLQHAPAPVATDSPTKPSFGEETARERSSLLERLRRPGSGMSSISSFLDRRKNSSHSATSFFKGSSNVSKSSLVSIESTRSFNADRNPWNDSGVNLADEDSGSPWPSAVLVGNGIGNNLAVPHHGDMTPRHAARRSDDSGRPSTSHSTNSGYPGPLVPFR, from the exons ATGAATAAAATAACAGCCATGCGTCACTGGCCAACCAGCAACTTCATCTCGCGAAACAACATGGCTGGCATGCCGGCCATCAACACTCGTCGAGATGTCACAACACAGGGGCCACCCCCGATACCCACACCCCAGCTCCCCATCGGCGAGCCTACCATCCACTATGCCTTCAACGTCCCCTTTGCCTCCGATCTCGCCGGCCCCGACACCGAGGACATTCTCCACGCCACCACCGATGCCGTCCTCCGCTGGACTCATCCCGTCGAGGCCCCCGACGATGTCCCCGTCCACGCTCTCCACGTCCATGTTATGAACCTTGAGGGCCTCCGTCAGCTATGCCACAGCATCACGACAAACCCCCTGCCCATCGAGGCACACGTTCTTTCGGGCACTCCCAAGAATGCCCGCGGTCTCATCACCACGGTGTGCTTGTCCGGTCCCGCCGACCTGGTCTATCAAACACGCGAGGCGATCCTGAACAAGACCCCCATCTCACTA CGTTGCACAACTGTTGATGTGGACGGCAATCTGGTTGCCAATCTTGCCGAAGGCGTTCTGAAGAAGTCGGTAACAGACTTTCTTGACGAAACCTCGAGGTTTTGTGGCGTcgacatcttcctcctcgggcCCAAGCTTGCCCcggtggttgatggcttgAACGGCGATGTGGAGCTCCGGAGAGACCAGCGCTGGCGGGTGGCCATTTATGGCGATAACATGTCTGCGGAGCATGCCAAAACCCGCGTTCTTATTCATATTGATCAACTC CTGGGGCGGGTTGCTGACTCTATCAATGTCGACTATAGCGTCCAACAGATCTTGATCGGACGCAACCGCAAGAACATCAAGCTGATCGAGTCATCAACCAACACGGCCATCTACTTCCCTCCGCCGTTCCTGAGCTGCTATTCGTACTGCCCACCCGGCGCAACACGTCGTGGAGAGTCTGATGTCTTCATCACTGGCGAGAACACGCAAGCTATCGAGCAGGCAAAGTACAAGATTCACGAGTACCTCACGCGTGTCAGGCTCTACGTGAAGGATGTTCAGATTACGCCTGCCAAGCTCGACAGTGTTCTGCTCACTCGTATGGACAAGGTGAGGAAGATTGCCGAGAACAACAATACGCATATTCTGCCACCCAGTCTTGGGTCCATGAAGAACGTGGCTCGCTTCCAAGCCCTGGAGAACTTGCCTCTCGAGCGTTCTGTCCGCGAGTTGATGGCCTTGGTTGGACAGTTCTACACGGCTACCTGGTGGATCTCTCATCCCGACAACCGCCAGCCCATGCCGACTCCCAACGATATTCGGACCATGCTCAGCGATATTTGTGCCAACTCGGAAGCCGATGTGAAGTTTGACAACCGGTGCTTCACCATTTCAGGCTCGGATGAGGCTGTCAAGACCGCTTTGGCCGTCATCAACGATATCAAATGGGTCAATCAATCTCCCCAGTCCCAGATTCGAGTCAAGATCGAGCTCGCCAACGAACATAAGGAATTTGTGAGCGGAAAGAAGAATGgcaagatcaacaagatcATGGGGCAGAGCAACGTGCAGATCATCTTCGACACGTTTGGCGAGTACAACTTCAACATCGAGGTGGTCACACATTCGTACGAGGCTGTCAAGCACGGATTAACACTGGTGGAGCAAGAGATGCCGGCATCGATTTCGTTCCATGTCCCGGATCAGTACCACAAACGCATCATTGGCATTGGTGGGCAGCATATCCAACGCATCATGAAGAAGCACTCGGTCTTTGTCAAGTTCTCCAACGCAATGGATAGAG GCGGTCTCACCCGAGAAGATGACGACTCTAGGGTCGACAATGTGATCTGCCGCACCCCGGCACGCAACGCTCAGAATCTTGAACTCGTGAAGAGCGAGATTCTTGAGATGGTTTCCAGGGCT GACTCTGAATTCATGAACCAGACTGTCAAGATCGACCGCCTCTACCATCGTGAGCTGCTGTCCAGGTTGCCCGAGATTGAAGAGATAGAGAAGATGTGGAACTGCAAGATTGTTTTCCCTAGTACGGAGCAGGCCACCGATGAGCTCACTGTGTCTGGACCTCAGTGGTTGGTGCCCAAGTGCATTGATTCTTTTTTG GGCATGGTTCCCGACAAGCACGAAGTCGTGATGGAACGGACTCCTACTCTGATCAGATTCCTCGAGTCCCCGGAGTTTGTTCAGAACATTGTCCCCAAGCTGAAGACCCAGTACGAAGTCGATGTCACGGTGCACGAGAATTCCGAGGAGCGTGCCGCCAACGGCAACCCCTCCGTCACTCTGCTTTGGCAGTTCACCCGTAACAATGCAGGTGGTGTCTCTGATGCCATGGACTTCCTCCAGGGCGAGTTTGCCACTGCCGGAGTGGAGCCCGTCTTCATCAGAGGTGCTCTGTCCCGCCCGAAGCCGGACACGTTCGAAGAGGCGCTGCCGTACTTTGACTCCAAGCTTCTTCAGCACGCACCAGCTCCGGTTGCCACCGACTCTCCCACCAAGCCTTCGTTCGGCGAGGAGACTGCTCGGGAACGGTCTAGTCTCTTGGAACGACTTCGCAGACCTGGCAGTGGCATGTCCTCGATCTCGTCCTTCTTGGACCGCAGAAAGAACAGCTCGCACTCGGCCACCAGCTTTTTCAAGGGCTCCAGCAACGTCTCCAAGTCGTCGCTCGTGTCGATCGAATCGACTCGCAGTTTCAATGCGGACCGCAACCCCTGGAACGACAGTGGTGTCAACCTCGCCGACGAGGACTCTGGCAGCCCTTGGCCCTCGGCAGTTCTTGTTGGAAACGGGATTGGCAACAATCTGGCCGTCCCTCACCACGGCGACATGACTCCTCGCCACGCCGCCCGTCGGTCTGACGACAGCGGGCGTCCCTCTACCTCTCATTCAACAAATTCAGGATACCCCGGCCCTCTTGTGCCATTTCGTTAA